CGGGAATCTGAGCATGGGTGGAAGCGAGCGAGTCGCCGCGCTCAAGCGGGCGCGGCAGCGTCAGGCGCGGATCGAAGCGGCGACAGGTCGCGCAGTTCGGGCGGGGATCGCGCTGGAGCGAGCGAAGCGGTCGCGGGAACTCGCGATCGAGCGGCACGACGAGAAGGTCGCGGCGAGCGAAGCGGCTTCGGTGCGCGAGGCCGTCGAGCTCTCGAAGGTCTGCGGCTCGACAGAGGCGGCCGCGGAGATTCTCGGGCTGCCGGTCAAGGAGATGCGACGGCTGATCAGGTCTGACGAGCCTTCGCCGCACACCCCAGCGCGGCAGGCCAGGGTGCTGCGACGCAGCCGCGGGCAGTCTGCTGATTCAGAGCAGGGAGGCGAAGATGAACAGCGAGTTGGACCGTGATCCGCTCTGGGACATCGACCGCGTTGCGGCGTACCTGAAGATCCCGAAGTGGACGCTCTACGGCTGGCGGAGGCGACGTTACGGGCCGCGGGCTGTCCGGATGGGCCGCCACCTTCGGTACGACCCGGCCGATGTCATTGCGTGGAAGGAAGAGCTGAAAGAGGCGGAGGCCAGCGCAGACTGATGGCGCCGTGCCGAAGCTAGATGCTCGGTCGGTAGTGGAGTTGCGTCTCCTCGCCGCTGCGGTGGGTCTCTTGCATGATGATCGGTTTGCCTTCGCTGGCGACGATTCGTCGGGTGATGAGCATCGGTATGCCGTCGGGGATGCGAAGTGAGTGCGCATCGTCCGGGGTGGGGTTGCGGGCGGCGACGTAGTCGTCGAAGTCGAGTTGCATGCCGGCGTTGCGGGCCGCCGCGTAGGTTTGCCGCGCTGAGACATAGGCGCCGTCGACAAGGTCGGGGAACTGCGTTGCCACGAAGTCAGGCAGGTAGCTTCTGACGAAGATTCGGGTTCCCGTCTGGTTTTCCAGGTCCCGGTCGGACGCGTGGAAAACGGTGCCTTGGGCAACACCGAATGCGAGCGCCAACGGGGCTTCAGCGTTGGTCTGGTACATGCGAGGCGGTTGGATGTCTCGCCATTCGCCGACGGTCGATTCGCTGTCGACGTAGTTGCCGTCGCCGTCGACGGTGATGGTGCGGGAGTAGGTCTGCGTCGGCCAGTCTCCGGGGCGGCGAACGAACGCGCCTCTGCCGTGGAGGACCTGCACGAGTCCCTCGGTGCGCAACTGGGCGATCGCTCGCCGGATGGTCTCGCGGGTGACTGCGTAGGTCTCCGCGAACTGGCGCTCCGACGGGAGGACGGTGGCAGGCGCAAGCTGGCCGGACTTGATCTGCTCGCGCAGCACGTCGGCAACGCGCTCGTACGTCATCTTGTCTGCCGTCGTCTTGTTCTCGCCCACAGCTACTCCCTTCTCGTGGACTGGCGCACCGGATACTCCTCAAGCTCACGATAGGTGGTTAACCAGTGGTGAGACAACTGGTTGTACCAGTGGTAGATGCCAGTTAATCTGGATCGACTGGTACAGCAAGCGTTTGAATCAGCAGGATCCGATCCGGTGAGAGAAGAAGATGTGATGGCGGTGCGACGTTTCGGCACAGGCCGGTCAGCCTCCGGCCGCGGTCAGAACCCTTTGGGTGCTGGCGCGCCATGATCAGGGACGCGCGCCGGCCCAATCTGCTCTTGAAGCAGGCGCGCGGTGCGCTTTCGCAGGCTCGCCTGGCTGAGCTCGTGAACGAGGAAATCCTGCGTGCGACCGGGTCGTACGGCGCGATCACTGCGAAGTCGATTTCTGACTACGAGCGAGGCTGGTACACCTGGCCGGGGCAGCATGCCCGAGATGCTCTCTGCCAGGTGCTTGGTGCCTCCGACGCCGCGGCCTTGGGCTTCGAGAACCGGCGCGCTTCGGAAGGCGAGCCCGCTCAGCTCCGAACTCCTGCGCCGAAGGCCATGGCGTTGGCCGACCTGACCGAGCGGAACGGCACAGGTTCGGTTGGCCAGATCGACTTCGGACAGCTTGAGGTGCCAGGTGGTCGAATGTTCTCGGGTCTCGACCTCGAGGCGCACTACTGGCCGGCCGAACGGGCGGGGCCGGACCGGCTGGCGGTCTCTTCGCTCGATGACGAGGCGACGATCCGGCCGGATAGACGATCCACCGTGGTCGCCGTAACCGGCGCCGAGGGTGAGGAGTGGTACCACGTCGCTGACGGCCGTCAGTTCGGCCAGAAGCCGCTAGGGCCCGACCGCACGCGCTACCTCCCATCGGCAAACGTCCTCGACGACCTCACCGTCGCCATCCTGTGGATGATCACCAACACCGACGCGGCGCTGCTCTCCGACGACTACGCGCTCGACCACTACCGCACCAATCTGAGCCATTACGGCGAACTCCCGTCCTCCAGTCTCACCTTCGGTGAGGTGCCGGACCTCCATGAACTCTCGGCTCGCTGGCTGGGTTCTCGGTTCTGCGCGGATCATGTCCTGCGCCACCTCAACCGGTTGACCTCGGCACCTGTGTTCTGGAGCCGGGAGCAACGTGGCGAGGAGGCGTCGTGCTGGCTGATCTGGACCCACAAGATCCAATTCCTAGGAGCCATCTGCAAGGCCCTGAAGCATCATCGACGCGCGTTCTGCTTCCCCGAGCACGAGGTGAAGAACTCGCCACGGTACGAGCGGATCGCCCTCTTGCTCGCCATCGCGTTGATGGAAGCGTTCCAGATCACCGTCGACGTCACCACCGACCCTGACCACGCCCAGGTCGAAGACTTCGTCCTCGGCGGAGAAGCCATCGTCGCGAACTGGCTCCGCGCGCCCAGCGTCTGGTACGTCGACGCCAGCGCCCCACCGTCACGCCGAGCCGTCTACCGCGAAATCGCCGCAGCCGCCGCGAGCCACTCGATCATCAACCAGCCAACGGCAGCCCGCCGCCTGGAGGCACTCGCCGGCTACCTCAACATCCCCTGGCGCTGGTTTCACAAACGCTGCACCGAACTTTCGGCGGTCGGC
The Kribbella italica DNA segment above includes these coding regions:
- a CDS encoding GntR family transcriptional regulator: MGENKTTADKMTYERVADVLREQIKSGQLAPATVLPSERQFAETYAVTRETIRRAIAQLRTEGLVQVLHGRGAFVRRPGDWPTQTYSRTITVDGDGNYVDSESTVGEWRDIQPPRMYQTNAEAPLALAFGVAQGTVFHASDRDLENQTGTRIFVRSYLPDFVATQFPDLVDGAYVSARQTYAAARNAGMQLDFDDYVAARNPTPDDAHSLRIPDGIPMLITRRIVASEGKPIIMQETHRSGEETQLHYRPSI
- a CDS encoding helix-turn-helix transcriptional regulator, coding for MNSELDRDPLWDIDRVAAYLKIPKWTLYGWRRRRYGPRAVRMGRHLRYDPADVIAWKEELKEAEASAD